A genome region from Panicum virgatum strain AP13 chromosome 4K, P.virgatum_v5, whole genome shotgun sequence includes the following:
- the LOC120703589 gene encoding uncharacterized protein LOC120703589 isoform X1 has product MCDLFEVLLTSIIVCSCVASRRSCIYIKEVTVASQEMVKEHVDQILLEPADTDVTFLMEYRKYRDDVIMKNNYKENMMGVEVSNPRFFRALDLRLSNILPTMSFDNCDFHFSVAPVSCLKWSKKEVVAFPNLFT; this is encoded by the exons ATGTGTGACTTGTTTGAAGTGTTACTTACAAGCATCATCGTTTGCTCCTGTGTTGCGTCTAGGAGAAGCTGTATATATATCAAGGAGGTAACGGTGGCCAGCCAGGAGATGGTGAAGGAGCATGTGGACCAGATACTGCTTGAGCCCGCCGACACGGATGTCACCTTCCTCATG GAATACAGAAAATACAGAGATGATGTTATTATGAAGAACAACTACAAGGAGAATATGATGGGGGTGGAAGTAAGCAATCCACG GTTCTTTCGTGCCCTTGACCTAAGGTTGAGCAACATCCTTCCTACCATGAGCTTTGATAACTGTGATTTTCACTTTTCAG TTGCTCCTGTCTCTTGTCTGAAGTGGAGCAAGAAAGAAGTCGTTGCATTTCCCAATCTCTTCACCTGA
- the LOC120703589 gene encoding uncharacterized protein LOC120703589 isoform X2, whose product MWTRYCLSPPTRMSPSSCDLFSAEEMEWKHRFRNFGVEYRKYRDDVIMKNNYKENMMGVEVSNPRFFRALDLRLSNILPTMSFDNCDFHFSVAPVSCLKWSKKEVVAFPNLFT is encoded by the exons ATGTGGACCAGATACTGCTTGAGCCCGCCGACACGGATGTCACCTTCCTCATG TGACCTATTCtcggcagaggagatggagtGGAAGCACAGATTCAGGAACTTCGGTGTG GAATACAGAAAATACAGAGATGATGTTATTATGAAGAACAACTACAAGGAGAATATGATGGGGGTGGAAGTAAGCAATCCACG GTTCTTTCGTGCCCTTGACCTAAGGTTGAGCAACATCCTTCCTACCATGAGCTTTGATAACTGTGATTTTCACTTTTCAG TTGCTCCTGTCTCTTGTCTGAAGTGGAGCAAGAAAGAAGTCGTTGCATTTCCCAATCTCTTCACCTGA
- the LOC120703589 gene encoding uncharacterized protein LOC120703589 isoform X4, whose translation MVKEHVDQILLEPADTDVTFLMEYRKYRDDVIMKNNYKENMMGVEVSNPRFFRALDLRLSNILPTMSFDNCDFHFSVAPVSCLKWSKKEVVAFPNLFT comes from the exons ATGGTGAAGGAGCATGTGGACCAGATACTGCTTGAGCCCGCCGACACGGATGTCACCTTCCTCATG GAATACAGAAAATACAGAGATGATGTTATTATGAAGAACAACTACAAGGAGAATATGATGGGGGTGGAAGTAAGCAATCCACG GTTCTTTCGTGCCCTTGACCTAAGGTTGAGCAACATCCTTCCTACCATGAGCTTTGATAACTGTGATTTTCACTTTTCAG TTGCTCCTGTCTCTTGTCTGAAGTGGAGCAAGAAAGAAGTCGTTGCATTTCCCAATCTCTTCACCTGA
- the LOC120703589 gene encoding uncharacterized protein LOC120703589 isoform X3, which translates to MWTRYCLSPPTRMSPSSCDLFSAEEMEWKHRFRNFGVEYRKYRDDVIMKNNYKENMMGVEVSNPRCSCLLSEVEQERSRCISQSLHLTELGQDVADRQ; encoded by the exons ATGTGGACCAGATACTGCTTGAGCCCGCCGACACGGATGTCACCTTCCTCATG TGACCTATTCtcggcagaggagatggagtGGAAGCACAGATTCAGGAACTTCGGTGTG GAATACAGAAAATACAGAGATGATGTTATTATGAAGAACAACTACAAGGAGAATATGATGGGGGTGGAAGTAAGCAATCCACG TTGCTCCTGTCTCTTGTCTGAAGTGGAGCAAGAAAGAAGTCGTTGCATTTCCCAATCTCTTCACCTGACAGAGTTAGGACAAGATGTAGCTGACAGGCAATGA